gagagagagagagagaggaaagtgaGAAGGGAGGATagtgaaaagagaggaaagagagatgaCAGAAGCGAGGTATGCAGGTTTGCATGATGAACACGTTTTGCTGGAAAGAGACATGACAGATGCGAGGTATGCAGGTTTTCATGATGAACACGTTTTGCTGGACATTAACGCCGCCATTAACTATCATCACGTGGTCTGTTAAGGTTTCAGTTTTGCCTTTAATGTGCTCTGTATCAGTTCGGGTATTAGGCCCCGATATTGAAATGAACTTTCAGAGGCCAACACGAAAAGTGGTTTTactaatgaaattttatttacatttgCATGGTACATGTGCAAATTATTCAGAGCTTCATGATCAGAGAAAGAGCAATACTAGCAGTATAAGACTAATTTGTTAGACTGCTTTACTAGATAAAGTGGTATGCTCAAATTAATCATGTTGTACCTAAGAGATATGCATACTGAAACAAAAAATACCTGCTAGCCATGAGAGCCCAAGCGAGGCCGAGAACATTGGCATACACGTTAGGGTTCATGGCCATCTTCATCCACACCACTTTCGCGAATGACCAGTAACTCCTCTTCTCATGATGATCACCGCCGCCTTCCATCGTAATCACAACGCTCATCTCTACATCCCTCTCTTCATCGACCACGCCATTATTttcgggaggaggaggagacgaaGAAGTGGTCGAATCCATCATCCTCGTGTTTCTAAActcaagaagcaaaagaagcaGAGGTATCCAAACCAAAGACTGTACCATGCACAGCTGGACCACCATGTCGACGCCCCATTGGCCGTACATGGCCCGCATCACTGGCACGCCGACGACGAGCAGGTTTGTCAACGTGCACAATGAGAACGTCGTGATGCTCCAGTTGTAGCTCGCCCTGCTGCTGAACCTCCCCCAAAGCCCAAGGATAGCAAGGGTGGCGAGCTTGGACAGGGCATCAGCAGCGAGGAGGCGGAAGTTCATGGCATACGGATTTATGTGGGCTGTGAATTCAAACCCGAAGAGGGGGAGGATGAACAGGACGATGAAGCGGTTGATGCCGTCGCACTGCTCGTGGGTGAAGAGGCGCCACCACTTGACGGAGCCGTAGCCAAGCATGAGCGCCATGTACAGCGGGAACATCGACACCACCACCTTGTACACGTCGTCCCACCCTATCATCTTCCTCACTGATTGATGATGATGCTTGATAGCCTAAGCTAGTGGTGTCTCTTTTGCGCCGATCGTGGGGGTTGGTGAGGAGCGACCTATGCGTAAGTTATGCTGTAGGGAAAATCAATATGCATGGAGTGGGTACGTAGCGTTAGTGTGTTGAAAGAGAGATGGTGATATGTGTTGTTTGATCGGAGGGACTAGGACCTGGAAGCGGTATTTAAAGGGTCTGAGTGACCAACCACATGCATCATCTACAGAAGAAATTACACGTTGCAAGTGGTCCGCCCGCCACGATTGCACTGTATATAATCCCCAAGAATATTCCAACTTTaaattcaatcttaattttaccatgaatttctttttgtctaaaaataAACCCCTAATTTTGATCTAGTCCCAAATCTACCCCATCAGCCCAGCCCAAAAATTAGTGCCAATCATCCCAAATGTCCCCGATTTTCATATCAAAGAACTGTTTCGTTTTGATGATTATTTTTCATTGCACCTTATTGATGTAGATTTGTTACCAATGTGAAAATCCCACGTCAAAACAACTAATAgcaatttttggataaatagTTAACGAGAGCAAATTTGAGACTAGATTGAAAGTTACTGATTTTAAATTTGGGACTGCAATTAAAGTTGGTGGtttttttagataaaagaagtttgggacagattgaaattggacctaaatttttagggttttttttagacaaaaaaattgaaacagaATTAGGGTTGTACCTAAAGTTTGAATTCTTTTGGATAATTAAACCAGagattatataaaataataccATCTCAATCAAGTATTTAGGACACTATCATAGTCACATGATTGGTGCATTTGATCCGCATGCTCTATAGACCATACAATCCTTTTTATAATAAGTTTGACTAGACCGTACaatacattttcataaaatttgataaGATTTTGGAGAACGCTGCCCTACATTAGATAGGTGGCCATCCATTAAGATCTCTCCATGTTTATTTTTGCTTaatactcaaaaaaaaaaaaaaaatgaaatctcaACTCAAACACCCGTCCCGATCCGTTCCCTTTCCCTCTATCCTAATGCAATACACTGCCGCGATCACCACAATTGCCAAGTTCCGCTAGGGTATGCATAgcaatgtttttatttctttgttttttgttatttgttttcttaaaattaaaaaaaacataaatccgtttagtaatgccaattaatttttctattcgctggaatagaaaagtggtcaataatagatttgaaacaaaaataagaagtaaaaaaaaattgtttcttgtttctaggaacaatttttggaaataatttattttttttcatttttttattttcttcttcttcctcaccacCCATGCCAACCGCCCACCATCCGCCGCTACCCATTGTCCTCTGCTACCACCTACCATTTATCCTCTACTGTCAATTGCCACCACCCATCTCTCCTTCCTGCCGCTGCCAATCACTTGCTATCCAATGACTGagtagaggaggaagaagaagagaggaaaaaaattcccaaaaataatacaaaaattaaaaataattctacgtcacaaaaaaaaaaaattatggatcgtattaaaaacattcctattctttttttattcaggaaatagaatttttttgcaattattaaacgagttgttttactcaaaaattattcaagggaatataaataaaaagaactatttttaaaaagaaattatttccgaaaacagaaatattaccaaacgcactcCTAGTCTCCGTCGTCGTCGCCTCCTCCTTTGTGGAGCCCAAGACACCATCAGCCACCACCTCCTACACCCTCTGTTTATCTCTGCTCTCCGGGCAACATTCCCTTGTTGCCACCACCACGCCCAGCATCTCCGATGAAACAAGTCACCAAGGTCCCCCTGCTCAACTTGACTTTGCCATCGGCGCTTTAAATATGGTTTTTCATTAAAACACAAACAAGTGATTCAATTTGAATCAATAACCACTCATTAGCCATTCCATTCACAATTGTATGAGTTCATCAAGCTAGTTTCATCGGTGTGCTAGAAGTTAGAAAGTCTTCTTTCACACAAAATAGCAAATGCCCATGACATAAGCTCCCAACTTGGCCTCAATTTCTGTGATACCTTTGTTACTTTATTCATGTACAGACAAGTAGACAAGCAATGCACTTTCTGACTCGTTGGCTGAAATGTTGGACAAAAAGTGAAGTTATGGTGGAAGAGCAAACATGTGCAGCATCATTGGGCAGGCTTGGTTGGGACTTACCAAAATCTTTAGGTAGGATGCCCCTCGTATTAAGTTTGACCCCGTCTCTAAACCTTGTCCGCAAGATAAGATACGTGTCAAAGTTTGAATGtgcaatcatgagattgttTGTTCTTGATGTTACAGAGAACCGACCGGTATGTTGTGCATATGATTCACAAGACCAATCCTCGACTTCTAAATTGACTCCTCGAGGTTCATTTGTATTTACTGCAAAATTTTGCAGGACCACTACTGTTTGTGAGGTATAGAGTTTTCTAATTATCTAATTTGGTTATAATTGTGTTGTTTAGATGTTTAAACAATTCCGTAGTTCTTCTCAAATTTAAGCTATAGATTCAAAGCATGATTACTTAAGTATTCTGACACTATTTATTACGCATAAGTTGGATTTTAACTTAAGTATAGCTTGGAAACATATACAGGAAGGTAAATAGATAggctaaaaaatttaaactcgGAATCTCTTACTCTGATACCATGCAAAATTCTATAGAATCACTGTCCAACCATTATTAAATCTTAAAAGGCTTTATCTAgctaatatttaaatattcaatcGACCCACATAATTGACCCAATTACAagctaattgaaaaaaaaaaaaaaaaaaaaaaaacatactcAAGGCAAGCTTGCGTACCCCTACAACCCTAATCGGAATCGAGGATGAGGCTACAAGTCTCATTGTTATTTGAAATGTGATTGACTTAATCTATTACAATGTGTACAATATACCACTTCTTTGCCCGGGGAGACAAGTACAGCTGAACACATCAATACTTTAGACACTGTCAATTGCGAGCACAACATGAACAGAGTATTCTATGAAAGCAGGCATGGCTTATCTCTTATCGTCTCAGATGGATCGCACGTTAGACTTGCTTGTCTATTTTCCCACGTCGAGTAATGTTCCAGGAAGTGGTCGTAAGGATTGAGGATTACACGCCCATAGGCACGAATACAGATCTCAGGTGAATTAGTTAATGCTGTCCAGCGATTCTCCACTTTGATATCGCAATAAGTGGGTCTGATCTTAGCTTGTCTAAACTTTAAAACCacgttctctttttttttttttatcaagagaCAAAGTTGGTCATTTCTTTAGTTAGAGAGCCGTCGAACTCGAATTTCTAATCACAGCAAAACCCTTCGTACATTGGGCATCCCATGGGTCATGATCACTTTTCGAATCGTACTCATTCTTGACGCATCGTCAAAAGAACTCGTAAGTGAGAACAGCTTGTTGGTCTGTGATATCACGCTGACATAAGGGGAAAATGTTATTTTCATGATGTAGTCGCTCAGGGTGATTGGATTAGTGAGTAGATATTCAGATAAAGAATGCATCCTATTAGCATAGGGAGTAAATCGTGTGGCTGTCAATGACCACGATGCATCAACAAAAATAGCCGACTGATAGAAATGTCGTCCTTTTAATATTTGATGGGTCATGAACGGAGAGATCAGAGAGGTCCAATCCATCAAAGATAGGGGAAAACGGAAAACCGCATAATCAATCCTCGAAGTGGAGCTACTCTTCCAATTTGATCCTAAAAATATTGTGGTTTTGCTAGAAAATCTCTGAATTCgtaaaaaaattccaatcaagtccatccattttcaatttcaacaaattaAAGCAATGTTGCAATTGGCAGACGATGCTATGATATGGCTGAAATTCGGAATATtcagtttaaattagatagaaggAAGAATGAAACGCAAAAAGAACGTCGGTAATATCCATTGACATGTCACGCTATAATTTGAAGATATCTTAGGAACTAATGCTTGGTTTTATACGGCACTACTCATTCTGCCAGTTGAAAATATGTCTCAAGTAGATTTCTTAATTTCAATggtttatatgtatatatagcAAAAGAGTATTTGGCCGTAGAAATCAATCACGTGATGTGGTCATGAATTACATCATGAAgaaattctaaacttttataTACCAATAAATGTTATGGTAAGATTTGTGAAATTCAGAAATGAAGTGATTGTTTCACGAGGAATTATAAGAATTAAATATTGTGTGAGTTATTACATGTGAAAAAATATTGAGAGTATTTTGAGTAACTTGACTTATGTTACTCTTCTCATGGAATAAGTCTCACCGATCATATCATATTGTTTTTTGATTACTTGTTTTTCACAACAAGGTTAACTTCAATTTACCAACATTTCATATCGAGGGACTTATTCTATTTAATCCACCAACTTATTCTATTTAATAATGTGTTCAACTGCTTGTCTTTCATAACAGTATTAACTTCAATTTACAACATTTCAGATGAAGAGACTTAGATTGGAAATGTCCCTGAGTTCAATGACTTAATTACATAAATTATAAGTTAAAGCATCGAATTCTGAAAAGCATTTCAGCAATCGATGGGATCTGCTGTTTTTAAAGTAAGATGACTCATTGCTGAGACAAAGTGACACGAAACCGAGTAGAGGCGCAGTTTCACGTGTTGCATGGTAATAATACTATACTTAAACCAGTGAACGCAGGGAATGAGCTCTTCTCCACCGTACATAGTGGGGAGAATATTTTGTCCCCTTTCAAAAGCAACTTTGTAtttctcttttaaaatttatatccaTCCTAGGAATCTGATCCCAATCCTTTTCTAAACActcctttttgttcttctcaaaATGCCGGCCCCGGCTGTATACATCACTGCACTTCCACTTTACACTTTACACAAGATCCACTTTGACAGGTTCTAATTTGTTGGATAATTTAGTGCCACATTTGACTTCACAGAGAAAGTACTTGATCGTATATGAAATTAGCTAAGCACCAAGCTTTTTCCCACTTTCCATGGTACTTCTACTTTCCCAGGGGAGGAGGAGAAACTCTAATTGAATACCAACAGCTGCAATCCGATGTGTGGTTTTTGAATTCCAGCTATTGCAAGTAGGTTGTATATTTAGGTGAAATTTGCTTTTGCTGACTTTAATTTCCATATTAATAGAGAAGATCATACTCCATTTCAAGGGACGTGGAGTCTATCAAGATTATGAATAGTGGTATGATTCAATCTGGCAAGAAATAATATGCACTCTTGCTCTTGCTGACTTTAGTTTCCATATTAATCGAGAAGATCATACACCCATTTAGGAATGTGGACTCTATCAATATTTAGCAGAGAGACACGTTTGACTATTCCCAAATATTTATTCacacatttctttttcatttaaagctttaatggaaaaaaaatgatgtttaTCTATCTCCTTTCTTGAACCTTTAGAACCATCGTTGCATTAAATTAGATCAAGATTGAATTACTCATTACACCCACTCCAAGTGAATATTGATACACATgagaatcaaattaattttccacaaaaaaaaaaaaaaagcatatcaaGATAAAGAATCTTGAAGTTCAATGGGGGCACTTGCCCTGATTGAACATATATATAGTGACGGTTATCCTACTCGCGAACAGATctataatatttcaaaattatccttcattaattaaattatcacatggatcattaaaatattattgtgCCATCCAAGGTGTCACATTAAGGCTGATAGTGGCAGCAAAGGAAGATTGACATGACGCCATGTCATcctgaaattttaaaaatcaattagaataaaaaaaatatttcagaattggaaaaaatttaaaaattagtgCGGAAGAAAAGTAAATCGtagggaggagagagggggcGGCCAACAAAGTTTCGGTCGAGTTCTGGCGAGACGGCCCCGACCTGCCCTTCCCATAGCAGTCACCATCACCACGTCATCATTTTAATGGTGATAAGTTTTATTATTCatggtaattttattttttttaaatgtaaagtttaagatttttagagTATATTTTGCCATGAACTAACTACTGTTGTGTTTGGTTCCGCTTACTAaatagttataaaaaaaaaaacacacctTTTCAATCTTTCATTGAAAGGAAAGAACTTCAACAGtaaaaaagttatgaaatttcCGATTTAATCTCACATGACCTTATATATGAAGATGTctgcatagttttttttttttttttttttatacaattgTCCAGTATTAAACTAAATCCAAAATCCCAAGTTTTAAGAAGATAAACTAGCCATCAAGGGTGTGTTTGCTATAATGAAAACTTCATGATGAAACGAaacattttttcgaaaaaaatattttcttttactagAAGAAGAAGTTGTTTTTCCCaatcttaatttattattttcacttcatgaaaaatgcttttaatagattaattaattttgggaaaattttaaaaaagggcttgaaatgttctcattttctcaaaaaatggtttgaagtaattttatttcaaataagaacataaAGTGGTATGggttattttaaataagagcctaaagtgggcattgattgtttcaaataaagtcGTGACCTCAATGGTCATCGGCTGACTAAATTTCCTAATCagtcaagggcatttttgtccaaatgttcttttctttttcctcttttcttctttttttctttttatgtgtcAGCTAGCGACCACTAGCAAAGGCCGGCAAAGGCCCGCAAGCACTCGCCAGCCATTGGCGAGGGTTGTTGAGCCCTCACTATGTGAGGCCGACCCTCAATAGATCTGGTGAAGGCAGCCTTGCTAGCCCTTACCAACGGCCGAATAGTCTTTTGGCGAACAAACTAACTCTAAattgaaaagaagcaaaaccgATTGATAGGTACGACCTTTATATCAACAAATAGAAGGCAATTCAACATCTCCAACCTCAGAACGTGCAGTCCATTGTTTGATCTCCACTCAGATTTGGAAGAGAAACCTCTCTTTCGAAGCAATTGCGAGTGGGCATAGACCCACAAACATAAAGATATCATAAGACATGGACGACCACTAACGAAAAAGCTGGCCGTGAACAGCACCGGGGGCTGCGCCGCCGTGGCTGAGGTACGGCAAGAAGCATGAACACCAATCGATCATCTTTGATTCTTTGAGGTAGGGGAGAAACTTTGGGTGACGGCGCGTGATGTAATGCAGCATTTGCTCGAGTGGCCAGAATCTCTCTTTTTGGAAGACTCCAGGAAGCCAATTCACGAGGACTGTCCATACTTTATTCCAAGAAGACAATTCATGTAATATATCGAAAAAATAAAGCGGAAAGGTCACTGTAGATGTGGGGGAAAAGCTGTAATGAGAAGGCCTTAAATTGACGTGAATCTAACGTGCTTTTCTTAAGTAcgaagaagtttgggataaagtTGATCAAGGGATACGTAAATCTAACTAGATGGAAAACGCATTCGTGACGAGTATGTATTTTTTGGCGGGTAATTATTTTCACCGGTGATGAGTTCATGGTTATCAGGCCAAAATGATCAATTTCGGAGGATAGTTTTAAGCAAAATCAAATTCAGAATAACACTAAATTGTGGACTCCACTGCTGGGGGATTGTTAAGATTTTCCACCTCTTGTCTCCCCCTCTCCTACGACATTTtaaccaaaaagacaaaagaaagtggAGGGAAAGTTCCAAACATCCCTTGAAAGTAGtgtaaatttcttgaaattctCTCCAAAGTGGACTTTTATTAAAATACCTTTTGACGTGACAACTTCGTCCTATTGAGCCCCTGGTAAAAGGCGCACTTGAGTGACATATGTTTGGagtcaaatttaaaaagaagaaatcaaatagTGAAAAACTATTTCAATATTAACAAGGAATAAATTACAATACAATTCTTGCTAATTTTTTCGCTATCAATATCTATATCGAGTTACAATTACAAGAGAGATAGCGTCAATATATAATAGATGTATGGACTTCACAGCTCCATTAATTTCTACTTGAAGGctgattttcaaaaatataataatttctcatAGTTTTTACTCATTGTTGTAATCATAATTATCCTAGTGAGGTGACACCCCTCATCAATAACCATGAAGGCCAAATAAGGCAATGCACAAGTTTTAGTGGTGACAACCTTGATTAATATATTTGCTGAGGCAAGAGATAAGTTGCATAGGATGCTGAATGAGGTAGCCCTGCATTTCATTTTAGGCTAATTTAGTGCATCGATAACTCATTTCATCTATTGAATAGGACTGATTGTGGTGAGACGCAAAATGCTTATTCTTGCATGAGTAGTGACTATTACTGACACACTTgatattaggggtgtgcaactaGACTGGGTATACCCGATTCTCGGACCGGCCCACCCAAAAAACAGAATCGGGAACCAGTTCCCGTTGAAACTGGTCTAGAAACGAgttcccaaaattcggaaccggtttaaaccggtCCAGGGAACAAGTTCCGAGTGATTACCCACTCGGAAATCGGTTCTTGGACCGGTTTTAGAATTGCTTCTCGAACCAGTTTTGTAAGTAGAGgttcaaaaccctttttttttctctcaatttctattcttactcccaCAATCACACGACATTTTTCCCCTTGGctctctcaaacatgcacaacaCTCCTCCTTtatcattcctcttcctcatcttccCTTCCTCACCGGCTCCCTCTTGCACCATCTGACAGACAAACGATGTTCTCGCTACCAAATTATTGTGTAtcacatggattggctcacctAATTTCTAttttgtaggaggagttatgcttgcataaatgagtatctTCATGTAGCAGTTGTGgaaataagactaatattagacccatgtttgttACTAATTCTTtaccttatgattttatttattataattaaccctgtgaatccttaatttttcgtttagtcaaaaagttcatatatttatttattgcaagtgcttaatgtttcaatacaaatgaGGAGAATTAAgttattttctcatatattaatataaaatttgaagtcgTATAGGATATCGGGAGATTATAAAACATGTTTAGTGgaaacagggttgaccctggaatcgGATCGGAAAAACAAGGTAGGTCAGGTACAGGGTTCAATACAAATAGGGTCGGGTATAGAGTCCAAAAAAtgggaaccggttataacagggtcgggtacagggtccaggTCTAAACCCTACCCACCCTAGACCCGATCTACTTGACATCAAGATATTATAGTTGCTTCTATTGGTTTTACTCGACATCGATGATGTTTCATTGAGGAATATTTACAAGCAGAAAGTTTTCTATCTTACCTTCTGAGCTTGTTGTTAATGATGATATTTTAACAGGATAGAGCACTGAAACTTGTGATACCACGTAGTGCTGCCTCATTCTTAGcatcttttgcaaatttttgagCTTGCCATAACCTCTTTCCCCAAGTAAACTATTTGATTCCTGCAGCAACAGTGCTGAGCACATTTGCAGGATGAAAGAAATATACTCACAGTACGctatagaaaaagagagagaaccaagggataaaaacaagaaaaaactaGGATATTCCGTATGTTGCCTAAACTAGGATGAATGACACCTGATGCCAGCTAGTGAACGTGAAACAGCAATCCTACGATGACTAATTTATCAATTACAATCCCACAGCAGCCGTTTTTCCCGTTTAGTCAAAGAACACATTGGTTTTGTAAAGGTCaagaaatttccaacaaagAAATTCTTTTATGATGCACCTCctcatttaataaatattggCAAGTCAGACTTACTCCAATAGAAATGCTGAATCTAGAATGAGCCTGTATAACGGATGAAAGAAGATAATGAATCTTCATTTTATGAGAACAAATCTGGAAAGCAGCATAGCATGAGCTCGAAAGAGACAGGATAGAATAGATAAAACTGAAGCCAAACTATGCAGCATTCTTCGACCACATTGGATACATAAGTTCAAACAAAAGATgtttcaaaggaaagaagaattaTAGGTTATAAGAGAGCTACTAGAAAAAGCCACATCGTATGGTCCTGGGATGTATGCAGGCTGGCTGCAGATTGATCTTAGAAGccacaaagaaaatcaatacaGAAATTCCAGAAACCATCCCCTGAAATGATAAATATCCAAAAAGGTATGAAACACGCACCAAAGTCAGCTAGAACATAGAACTACAGTGTGGGAACCTCTAGACACAAGATGATGAGTTAAGCGCTTTACACGGTCTTTCATGAGGACACACCGGCATTTCAAAGTATTCCAGCAGAGGCTTTGAAGAATGGTAAAATTCAAATGGGAACATGGTGTATGCTTTGCAG
The nucleotide sequence above comes from Eucalyptus grandis isolate ANBG69807.140 chromosome 2, ASM1654582v1, whole genome shotgun sequence. Encoded proteins:
- the LOC104426795 gene encoding auxin efflux carrier component 5 yields the protein MIGWDDVYKVVVSMFPLYMALMLGYGSVKWWRLFTHEQCDGINRFIVLFILPLFGFEFTAHINPYAMNFRLLAADALSKLATLAILGLWGRFSSRASYNWSITTFSLCTLTNLLVVGVPVMRAMYGQWGVDMVVQLCMVQSLVWIPLLLLLLEFRNTRMMDSTTSSSPPPPENNGVVDEERDVEMSVVITMEGGGDHHEKRSYWSFAKVVWMKMAMNPNVYANVLGLAWALMASRFKFTMPSIMEGSVEIMSKAGTGTAMFNIGIFIAMQTKVIACGTGPTVLGLVSRFVVGPAITALCSLAVGLHGPTLHIAIIQAALPQAIASFVFANEYGLHANVLSTAVVFGTVISLPLLIGYYIGLEYAA